Proteins found in one Amycolatopsis umgeniensis genomic segment:
- a CDS encoding RraA family protein gives MDPEELRQRFSLLTTAHLTDGCVRAGVPVRCAPAGTHAVFPGARLAGRVTPARHVGSVDVFLEAYETANPGDILVVDNRGRLDESCVGDLAVLEAEAAGLAGVVIWGLHRDTADIKKIGLPVFSLGSIPTGPLSVSERPDGALDSAVVGEWTVTRDDLVFGDEDGVLFVPADRADEVLDRAEAIRDTERRQAERIRSGESLREQVRFADFLAERAKTPSLTFREHLRSVGGAIEE, from the coding sequence ATGGATCCAGAGGAGCTTCGGCAGCGGTTCTCCCTGCTGACCACCGCGCATCTGACCGACGGGTGCGTCCGCGCCGGCGTCCCGGTCCGGTGCGCGCCCGCCGGAACGCACGCGGTCTTCCCCGGCGCCAGGCTGGCCGGGCGGGTCACCCCCGCCCGGCACGTCGGCAGCGTCGACGTCTTCCTGGAGGCGTACGAAACCGCGAACCCCGGCGACATCCTCGTCGTCGACAACCGCGGCAGGCTCGACGAAAGCTGCGTCGGCGACCTAGCCGTCCTCGAAGCCGAAGCGGCCGGGCTGGCCGGCGTCGTCATCTGGGGGCTGCACCGCGACACGGCCGACATCAAGAAGATCGGCCTGCCGGTCTTCAGCCTCGGCTCGATCCCGACCGGCCCGCTCTCGGTCTCCGAACGCCCGGACGGCGCGCTGGACTCGGCCGTCGTCGGCGAGTGGACGGTGACGCGCGACGATCTCGTGTTCGGCGACGAGGACGGGGTCCTGTTCGTCCCGGCCGACCGCGCCGACGAGGTCCTGGATCGCGCCGAGGCCATCCGCGACACCGAACGGCGTCAGGCCGAGCGGATCCGCTCCGGAGAGTCCCTTCGCGAGCAGGTGCGCTTCGCCGACTTCCTCGCTGAGCGCGCGAAGACGCCTTCGCTGACGTTCCGCGAACACCTGCGGTCGGTCGGCGGTGCCATCGAGGAGTAG